A genome region from Erigeron canadensis isolate Cc75 chromosome 3, C_canadensis_v1, whole genome shotgun sequence includes the following:
- the LOC122593766 gene encoding protein OCTOPUS-like, with protein sequence MDPPTRTRTRVRTRNAPCPRHPNQPVTGLCALCLRDRLTYLDSSSTHHHIKQENIISFPLSRRTRRPGGPVPELCRSKSVAGEISEVGFGLSDLGRKSCDEICSGFYKDCSFNNSNSSKVGSKNLGVLSINEPVLEIIEDNDVRVSNGLFVGNEVVDNGEDLRTMKELIEMEFRNKKKKFWEGGFVLGQKLRKWRGKNKEKKVNEDKRKEVDDKEVLKSVQFKDVDYGLGRRSCDAAPRFLMEDPRFSLDERRADWDGYMIARTIPRLTPMLPLVDDDMILPPLNKRIVVDKHQMGRIKEDGSSSGGSAKSNSDLFTSNAGSSCSSMKSSSSKTVNDSIGQETKLVITERELKDWHMRSVNEHNVKSASSALISSHATVKRSNGHKKETNSRWRKMSNLWSYKYKHGEKKNGECIQESRPSLDRNNEISGVAKLVRNGSMVGTRNKSELHQNGEEGGRHSMSDIDNGLMKLYLSPLRKSKKSWLREETING encoded by the coding sequence ATGGACCCACCAACCCGTACCAGAACCCGGGTCCGAACCCGTAACGCACCATGTCCCCGCCACCCAAACCAGCCTGTTACCGGATTATGTGCATTGTGTCTCCGAGATCGCTTAACATATCTAGATTCATCATCAACCCATCATCACATCAAACAAGAAAACatcatttcttttcctttaagTCGCCGTACTAGACGTCCCGGCGGTCCGGTGCCGGAACTTTGCCGGAGCAAATCTGTCGCCGGTGAGATTTCTGAGGTGGGTTTTGGTTTATCTGATCTGGGTCGAAAGTCTTGTGATGAAATATGTAGTGGATTTTATAAAGATTGTAGctttaataatagtaatagtagtAAAGTTGGGTCCaagaatttgggggttttgagTATAAATGAGCCGGTTTTGGAGATTATTGAAGATAATGATGTTAGGGTTTCAAATGGGTTATTTGTTGGAAATGAAGTTGTTGATAATGGTGAGGATTTGAGGACAATGAAGGAACTTATCGAGATGGAATTTCGaaataagaagaagaaatttTGGGAAGGAGGGTTTGTTTTAGGTCAAAAGTTGCGAAAATGGAGAGGaaagaataaagaaaagaaGGTAAATGAGGATAAGCGAAAGGAGGTTGATGATAAGGAAGTATTGAAATCGGTACAATTTAAGGATGTGGATTATGGGTTAGGAAGAAGATCATGTGATGCGGCACCAAGGTTTTTGATGGAGGATCCGAGGTTTTCGTTAGATGAACGTAGGGCGGATTGGGATGGATATATGATTGCTAGAACGATTCCTAGGTTAACACCGATGCTTCCCCTTGTTGACGATGATATGATTTTGCCGCCTTTGAATAAGAGGATTGTAGTGGATAAGCATCAAATGGGTCGGATAAAAGAGGATGGGTCGAGTTCTGGTGGTTCAGCTAAGTCTAATTCGGATTTGTTTACATCGAATGCGGGAAGTAGTTGTAGTTCAATGAAAAGTTCTAGTTCCAAAACTGTGAATGATAGTATTGGTCAAGAAACTAAGTTAGTAATAACCGAGAGAGAGTTAAAAGATTGGCATATGCGTTCTGTTAACGAACACAATGTCAAATCCGCTTCAAGTGCATTGATTTCCTCTCATGCAACAGTCAAGCGTTCAAATGGGCATAAGAAGGAAACGAATAGTAGATGGAGAAAGATGTCGAATCTATGGAGCTATAAGTACAAACATGGCGAGAAAAAGAATGGAGAATGTATTCAAGAAAGTCGACCTTCTCTGGATCGAAACAACGAGATCAGTGGAGTTGCTAAGCTAGTTAGAAATGGTAGTATGGTGGGAACTAGAAATAAAAGTGAATTACATCAAAATGGTGAAGAAGGTGGTAGGCATTCTATGAGTGATATAGACAATGGATTGATGAAGCTGTATTTGTCACCACTTAGGAAGTCTAAAAAGAGTTGGCTAAGGGAAGAAACCATCAATGGCTGA